The nucleotide window GCTCAAAAGGTTCCCGAGAAAATCCGGTCCAAAATTCTGGTTGCCAAAACAAGATGGCGGCCAGAATTCAGTTAACTGTGGTTTTCTCCGGAACCGTTTGTCCGAATCCTACCGTGCTTGGACTTTTCTGGATGGGCTCGCCGAGACCCAGCCGATGGGGTAGGTTTCAGGCCGAAAAATTTTCAGGTCCTGAAAACTCCTGAAAACCCACAGGTCGGATAGGGAACGTCCAGCCGATGCCCCCAAAGGAAACACGAGGTTTCTGCGACCTCCGGTTCGGGAGTTATTGGATTATGAAAATTGGTTTGACAGTTTGAGAACTGTCAAAGACAATCTTCAGACCGGCATAACTTGCCTTCCGCAGGTCGCAGAATACTCGAGTTTGGGCTTATTTTGCTTGGTTTGTCCCGCCCCGACGCGCAGGGTGGTTTCCAGGCGCCCGAAATTTTTCAGCGCCAAAACGCTTGAAACCAGGTGGATCGGGTAGAAGTTATCTCCCCAAACACCACTGTGAAATCCGCTACTCTCTGCGACCCTTGGTTCCGGAGTTATGAAGGCCCAAAGTTTTCCAAAATGGCCGCCCAACTGTCAAATGCCAACTTTAACTGGCTATAACTCCGCAACCGTTCATCACAGAGACCTGCGGTTTCGAATGTGGTGCTTGGCTTGGCTTCCTCTATCCGCCGAAAATAGTTTCAGGGCTGAAAAATTTCAGGTCCTGAAATCTCCTGAAAACGCATACAAAATATTCTAGTAATTGGGCTGTTTGCATCCGTGAAAACCCGGACTTGATAGGCCCAATAGTTCTGGAGATATTAATACATTTATGTACGAACCGCTAAAACCAAAATGGCCGAAAAAATCTATTTCCGCCGTTTATGAGGTTAAAGGTGCCAACTTTGGGTTCAAATAAGACGAGATAGGGGTCCTGAACCCTATCCAGaggtcaaaatatttaaaaaacaatttgtttttaattaattcaataaaataacaaaaaattgaaTATCTCGAGAACCAAAGGACataaaaatctagtaaaaactgttaaatttatgataattatagggctttacaatgaaattaataaattaaattttttgaaaagtttgtcatataaaaattttgaaaaagtgaaaaaattgaaaattttgctatatttttgaaaataatattgctaaaaatataaactaactgCAGTCTTGTTGTCCGGGCGTGCGCGCAGCAGGATCCGCAGAAAAAATATGGGGTACTGCCTGAAGAATTTTCAGGACAGCGGGTCAAAGTTCcaactttcaatatttattatctttgtaacCAGGTGAGATAAAAATCTGGTCTAAACGCTATTGTACTTATCTCACTGGGGTCCGTCTTCTGTCAAAAGGTGATGTCGCTGCGAGGTCTGGATCTTCGGCCTCGTGGTCAAAGTTGAGGTtagaatttttagttttttgacaaTTTCTCCGTGATGCGTGGGTGGATTTTCGCGAAAGTGGTGTTCAGAGATGCTCCTTGCTGCGCCTCACAAGATGGTATGATGAGATGTGCAGGTCACCGATCTGGATCCAAAGTTATCGGACTTTGAAAGTTTTCAAAGTCCAcagattttcagtttttcacAAATATCTCCTCACTGCACAAAGTCCGGTTTATGGCACTTTCACCACTGGGTGCGCTGCAGTGAGACGCAACTTTTGATACCAAACACTTAACTGTAGCTCGAAAAAATACCACTTTTCTGAATTTTTTAGCGCGGAGCGTTGCAAAAACGTGGCGTTCGTGGCCGCGGACGGACGCAAactggttaggttaggttaggttaggttaggttaggttaggttaggttaggttaggtttccatggcggggaggacacggcgcaacacacgttcgttcagtgtgttgcttgggaggagcagcgccgtgtcctcacaaatgaagtaggaggcgatctgtcgctgccggccgtggtacggaagatggtcggcagcgcagagtcgtgggacgcagtggtgtccttctgcgaggacgtgatgtcgcagaaggaagctgcggaacgggagagggagatttcaactgccgatcccgcccgcagcaggcgctccgggcgccggaggagggcagacaacgccctcttccgccccccatgaacgggtccagggcgaaggacttggggaagtcccgcccctattcagcggacccgaggcggaggcgcgcgcgggtgtcgacgcgcgcctctgaggcgttgcacgggggagtttaacacctcacccccccgtgcccgaggcgaggcccgcaaggcgggccagcaccagtgcggggctgcggaagaatttggattcccgcggccccgcgcccacgtggaggacacagggggtttagccggtaagagtccggcacaccctccgcctctccccaggcggagggaagtccatgaggatttccccgagaaaaaaaaaaaaaaaaggttaggttaggttaggttaggttgggttaggttaggttaggttaggttgggttaggttaggttaggttgggttaggttgggttaggttgggttgggttgggttaggttaggttaggttaggttaggttgggttgggttaggttgggttgggttaggttgggttaggttaggttaggttaggttgggttaggttaggttaggttgggattaggttaggttaggttaggttaggttaggttaggttaggttggggttgggttgggttgggttaggttgggttgggttgggttgggttgggttaggttgggttaggttaggttgggttaggttgggttaggttaggttaggttaggttgggttaggttaggttgggttgggttgggttaggttgggattgggattgggttaggttaggttgggttaggttgggttaggttaggttaggttgggttaggttaggttaggttaggttaggttaggttgggttaggttaggttaggttaggttgggttaggttaggttaggttgggttaggttaggttgggttaggttgggttgggttggttcaggttaggttgggttgggttgggttaggttgggttaggttaggttaggttaggttaggttaggttgggttaggttggagttgggattgggttgggttgggttgggttgggattgggttaggttaggttgggttgagttgggttgggattgggttgggttaggttaggttgggttaggttaggttaggttaggttggaggttaaggttaggttaggttaggttgggttgggttaggttgggttaggttaggttaggttaggttgggattaggttaggttaggttaggttgggattaggttgggttaggttaggttgggttgggttaggttaggttaggttaggttaggttaggttaggttaggttaggttaggttgggttaggttaggttgggttgggttgggttaggttgggttaggttaggttaggttaggttaggttaggttaggttaggttaggttaggttgggttaggttgggttgggttgggttggagttaggttgggttaggttaggttaggttaggttgggattgggattaggttaggttgggttaggttaggttgggttgggttaggttgggttaggttaggttaggttaggttaggttaggttaggttgggattgggttaggttaggttgggttaggttaggttgggttgggattaggttaggttgggttgggttaggttaggttaggttgggttaggttaggttaggttgggattgggttaggttaggttaggttgggttaggttgggttaggttaggttaggttaggttgggttaggttgggttgggttgggttgggttgggttaggttgggttaggttgggttaggttaggttaggttaggttaggttaggttgggttaggttgggttaggttaggttaggttgggttaggttgggttgggttaggttgggttgggttaggttaggttgggttggagttaggttgggttgggattgggttgggttaggttaggttgggattgggattaggttaggttaggttaggttgggattaggttaggttaggttgggttaggttaggttgggttaggttgggttggagttgggttaggttgggttgggattaggttgggttgggttgggttgggttaggttgggttaggttgggtttaggttgggttaggttgggttgggattaggttgggttgggttgggttgggttgggttaggttaggttgggttgggttgggttaggttgggattgggattaggttaggttgggattgggttgggttaggttgggttgggattagttaggttgggttaggttaggttaggttgggattaggttaggttaggttgggttaggttaggttgggttgggttgaggttgggttaggttgggttaggttaggttaggttaggttaggttgggattgggttgggttggagttaggttaggttgggttaggttggggttaggttaggttaggttaggttgggttaggttggggttggttgggttgggattgggattgggttaggttaggttaggttgggttgggattgggttaggttgggttaggttgggttgggttgggttaggttgggttaggttgggattgggattaggttaggttaggttgggttgggattgggttgggattgggttgggttaggttaggttgggttaggttaggttgggttgggatttaggttaggttaggttgggattcaggttaggttaggttaggttaggttgggttgggttaggttaggttgggttaggttgggttaggttaggttgggttaggttgggttaggttgggttaggttaggagttcaggttaggttgggttaggttgggttgggttaggttaggttaggttaggttaggttgggttgggttaggttgggttaggttaggttgggattaggttaggttgggttaggttaggttgggttgggttgggttgggttgggttggagttaggttaggttaggttaggttaggttaggttgggttaggttgggttaggttgggttaggttggagttaggttaggttgagttgggattgggttgggttaggttaggttaggttaggttggagttgggttgggattaggttaggttggagttgggattaggttgaggttaggttaggttgggttaggttgggatttaggttaggttaggttaggttgggttaggttaggttgggttaggttaggttgggattgggttaggttgggattgggattgggattgggttaggttaggttaggttaggttaggttgggttgggttaggttaggttaggttaggttgggttaggttaggttaggttaggttaaggttgggttaggttaggttaggttgggattaggttaggttaggttaggttagagttgggttgggttaggttgggttaggttaggttaggttgggttaggttaggttaggttaggttaggttgggttgggttggagttaggttaggttgggttaggttgggattgggttgggattgggattgggttgggattgggattgggttaggttaggttaggttaggttgggattaggttaggttaggttaggttaggttaggttNNNNNNNNNNNNNNNNNNNNNNNNNNNNNNNNNNNNNNNNNNNNNNNNNNNNNNNNNNNNNNNNNNNNNNNNNNNNNNNNNNNNNNNNNNNNNNNNNNNNCGTGACGGACTCGAGCGACCCAACTGGTGGAAGGGTACAACGAGCGCGGCGAGGACTGTTCCCCCAACTTCGTGACGGGCGAGCTGtcggcgcccgcgccgccagccgaggcgccggcggcggcggccgagGAGCCGGCGCCGCTGCGCATCGACGAGGCGACCATGGACGCGGCGCTGGCGCTGCTGCACGAGGCGGACCcgcgcgcggcgggcgcggaggAGGCGGCGCTGGCGCGGCTGGAGGCGGCGGCGCACGGCATGGGCGCGCTGGTGGACGCGGCGCTGGAGCGCGCGGACCGGCGCCACGCGCGCCTCACGCAGCTGTCGGCCGACCTGGTGGACGCGCTCAACCTCTACCACGAGCTCATGCgcgcgccgccgctgctgcTCGCGCCGCTGCACCCGCCGCCGCCCAGGTCTACAACCCTTCCCACTAGCGTTACTGACCGATTCATTACAGCTTTCTTCTAATCAAAATTGCTTTGCATCCCTGATCAGTCTGCAAACTCCTACGCGTTTCCATACCTAACATATccgaaattaaaacataataaagtaaatacatataataaaaatgtacgaGAATTAGAACACTCTGTtggagtcagtcattacaaacaacggaaattcccccttgaaaactgacagctgtcaactggtcaaaacattcgatgcTCCTAACTTTAacctctgctttacacatgttGTAAATTGTGAAAACCAAAGATGACTCCTGTGGcgaaaccactgaatggattcggtttttttttaattcgccGTAGAATATCAAAGTAGGAGGTAATTACTCAAgtagtactccttgatacggcgcgtattgtgaggaggtttctgtctctgggaccctaaccaacggtaccttggaccctgtgcccgatatcggtgacaacctattttgtacatttttaaatgttttttattttcatatttaaaaatgtaattgatatgttcaagaataaataaatggaaaaatattataattagagAAGGccaattttaagtttaagttttaataacaCATCATTGATTAGGCTTCATTGTGATCCGGACACAGGTGCTGACCGTGCAACGCAGCTGGTGGCTCGCGCGTGACGTAGCGCGGCGTCGTGCCGTGCCGCGCCCGTGCCGCGCTCGTGCTGTGCCGCGGCGTCGTGTCGTGCCGCGCTCGTGCCGCGCTCGTGCCGCGGCGTCGTGCCGAGCCGCGTTCGTGCTGTGCCGAGTGACGCGTGATGCGCGCCGTGCTTGCACATTGCATTGTTTTTTACTACTACtgctatattgtattgttattatacGTTTTTAAATGTGGTTAAAAATTTTCCTTCTGTAGCCAATCAAATTAATAAAGGATGTTTATTCAATAGTATACACTCTTGATTTATTTTACCAATACCCATAAAAAgttgcaaaaacaaaaatactttcccgtacccgaataaaatctttaggtacctacatcgtataaaaactttttacaaaaaaatcggtaaaaaaaacttttaagttaaacggttttatcttatgtgcactgaaaactagaaaataaaaaaaactgttacttacctttaaacctacgtaggtggtcccggtcatattagactaaaatctcgacttcccaaaaagcggaggttctcaattcgaccgtttttttttgtgtttgttacgcgattactcagccatttattaatcgattttgatgattctctttttgtttgatagcgtatacctACTTCCGAGGTGGTTCCATTatccaggtcaggatctgatgacggaaaccctgagaaatcgagggcaactttcgaaagttgtaggaaTACACAGGGTAAAAATTTGACACTCAGATGTTTGCCTGATAAcgctattcaacagtgaaggttttgacctgacctgatgattgagaccagagaaggtcgagggaactcgacaaccgaatatgtaaactacctcgtatttgggctttTATTATTCGttttgatgagaactttccagttATGTGAATAGTGATCACTATtcttatcactgaaaagctaaaaactACTTTTAGCTTTTGAGTGACAAACATTATTGTCATTcacactaatttaaataaaaaactttgaatgttgtttatttCTGAAACGCAGTCAAgttgttttattcaaaacttatatgtaggtatacctacttaaatctactatatcgggtgtgtcgttcataatcacattaaatgaaatgcgttaatatactggttaatatatgttgattaatacaaagataaaagaaaaatacgtaaaaataaaacatttttttttttcaaacaaagtaattggaataaaaatgtgcaaaaattagaacaccatataaaagtcagtcattacaaacaactgaaattctcccttgaaaactgacagctgtcaactgatcataacatacgatactcctaactttatctctgtctCGCCACAGAGTGTCTTTGGTAAGCACGTGTGCCTAGAATTTTCAGCTGTTTTCAGTGTTTTAGTGATCTTTTGTgacttatttttgtgattgtGTGTTGTCCTTGTGTTTGTTACCAGTAGTGTAGTGTTATTTAGGTAATTAACTAGGCTTAACAAGCACTATGGCCGCAGCAGGTACTCTGCTACTGATAAGGCACCGTTCATTGTACACGTCTCTCGATTGGAACCCCAGCCTAACACCGGTACCTCTCTGCATCCAGTTACTTTTGGCATATTCCTTCAAAAACACAACATAACTTGCATTGTCCGTGATGGCGTTAAAAAAGTTGGCAGGAACCGTGTGTCGGTAGAATTCAAATCCCCTCAGGATGcgaattcatttattattaataacatccttcccaaaaatagttttgttgcgTCTATCCCTACTTTCAATATTACTCGCATGGGTGTTGTTACCGGTGTGCCCACTGATCTAAATGAAGAGGAAGCTCAAAGGTATCTACAAGTCCCCTCAGGTTGTGGTGAAATTCTAAAAGTGCGACGCATAAATAGGAAAGTGGTGATTGATGGAGTGACACAATTTAAGGCAACAGAAACATGTGTTCTAACATTTGACGGTCAGGTATTACCACAAAGAGTTTTCTGTTGTTATACTTCCCTCCCAGTCCAACAGTATGTCTACCCCACCATCCAGTGCCGTAAGTGCTGTAGGTTCGGTCATGTGGAACTTGTTTGCCGGTCTAAACCCCGCTGCAGTAAATGCGGCCATGATCACCCTGGTGATGGTTGCAGCATTTCTGAGGCGGAGGCATTTTGTGTGCTCTGCTCGGGGAATCATTTTGCGAATAGCAAATCTTGCCCGGAGCTGGGCAGACAGAAGGCCATTAAGACCGTTATGGCTGAGAAGTCCCTCTCATATGCTGAGGCCAGCAAAACTATCCCAATTGTTTCTCGCAACTACGCGAATGCTACAAAAGCAGTTCCTGCCCCCACTCAGTCATATCGCAAAACCGTTTTTCTTAAGCCGAAGACCCATGCCCCTCTATCTCCCTCTTACGATAAAGCTGCTCATCAGCAAATCATTAACTCCCCTGCATCTTCACAGCCTGATGGCTGCGCTTTAAATAACCCATTCGTCGATAATAATACTTCATCACTGATAGAAATTCTTGTTAAacttttaagtacaattttatcTTCTAATAATGCACAAATACCGTCCAACGTTGCCTATCAACTAGTTAACTTGCtctcaaatattaaaaatggcgTCCCGTCAAATATTCCTACAATGGAATGTGAGGAGCGTGTGGCATAAGAAACACGACCTCATATTCCTTCGCAATAAATTCAAGCCTTTGGCTTGCTCAATTGCTGAGACTTGGCTTACCCCGAGTCTCAGTTTTAATATACCACTTTTTAATATTCTCAGATGTGACAGATCTGATGGCTATGGAGGGTCGGCTCTCCTTGTTAATAATCGTGTTTCACTCTCAACCCTAAGCCTTTCTGCTCTGGATGGTGACATGAATGTAGTCGCAGGTAGAGTTGAAGGTATCACAGTTTTATCTGTTTATATCTCCCACCCACAGCACAGGTTCTTAGGTACTATTAGAGACATCCTAAACAATATTGTAGGACCCGTCCTTGTTATGGGTGATTTCAACTGTCACCATTTTAGATGGGGTTCCAATCGCTGTGATTCTTTTGGGGAAGGTTTAGTAGAAATCTTGGATGACCTAGACCTTTGCATCCTAAATGATGGTAGTCCTACTCGTAGATCCCTCCCTGGTCAGCAAAAGAGTTGTGTAGACCTCACATTCTGTTCAGTAGAGTTGGCGGCATCAATTCATTGGGAATGTACTAGCCTTACGCATGGTAGCGACCATTACCCTATTGTTAtaacttttcttaataaaacctatttagagAAAACTTCTCCTCCACTATTGAAGTACAACCTGACCAAACCTGATTGGTCGAAGTTTTCATCTTTACTGGAGGAGAAAATCAGTTTGCTTCCAAATTTAACTTCGAGTTCCCAAGTTTCTTCTGGTCACTGCCATGCTAAGAGTTGTTACGATGGCTTTATCTCGGCCATTACTTCAAGTGCAGACACTTCCTTTTCATTGCGTAACTCTGCCAGAAATAAAATCCCGTCACCGCCGTGGTGGGATCAAGAATGCACATCGGCTGTCAAAGAAAGGAAAGAGGCCGAAAACAGTACAATGAAGCGATGAATAGCGACAATCTCCTACGGTACAGACGAGTGTTTGCTCAATCTCGGCGGCTTCTTCATAAGAAGAAACGTCGTGGTTGGGTTAAGTTTTGCACTTCTCTATCCCCTTCCACTCCCATATCAGCAGTATGGAAGAGCATTAACCGTTTTAGGCGAGGCTGCTCCCCATCTATCTCCTCCCCCATCACGAGAGAAACTGCTGAATCCTTCTTCGACAAAATTGCTCCAGCCTATGTTCCTTCATTTCCAGAACTTCTGCTACCGCCTGTAAATATTTTGGACGATCCTATGAATGAACCATTTTCGTTGGAGGAACTTGATGCGGTGTTACGTCATGTTAGGGATTCCGCCCCAGGCATAGACGGCATACCGTACTCATTTGTAGCTCATTCCGGTTCTCAAGCTAAGCAATACTTCCTGGAAATTATCAATTATTGCTATCAATATGGTTGGGTTCCTGACCAGTGGAAAGTCCAAATAGTTATTCCGCTCTTGAAACCTGGCAAGACTGCTGATGATCCGAATGGCCTTAGACCAATTGCTTTGTCCTCAGTGTTGGCCAAGTTACTGgaacacttaattaaaaataggctTGAGTGGTTGGTTGAGTATAGGGATTTACTGCCGAGCCACCAGTTTGGCTTTAGAAAGGGGCTTAGTACCATGGATAGTGTGGCAATTTTGGTAACCGACATCCGTACAGccttttccaaaaatgaatCTGCTGTAGCCGCATTCCTTGACATATCTTCCGCATACGACAGCGTTCTTCTTCCAGTTCTCAGGCAGAAACTGCAACAGCTGAGGATTCCGGGTAAGATGGTACAATGTATATGCGCACTCCTTATGTCTCGCTCATTAATGCTCAGAGTGCAGGGGGAGGTATTCGAGGTGAGGCAGACGTGGAAGGGCCTTCCTCAAGGCTCTGTTCTAAGCCCTTTACTCTACAATCTTTACACGGCAGACATTGGCTCCAGCCTTAATTCTGATTGTCATTTACTGCAATACGCTGATGATCTGGCGTTGTATGTTGTCAATCCATCCATCGAGGATGCTGCCTCATCTCTCTGTCTCTCCCTGGACTCTCTGCACACATGGCTTCTGGACCATGGTCTCTCATTATCCGCCCCAAAAAGCTCGGTAGTGATCTTCTCCCGAAAACGACTGATCCCTCAGGTCTCAGTGAACATCCAAGGTCAAGGCATCCCCATAGGCAAAAAGGCAAAATTTTTAGGGGTTTATTTAGATTCAAAATTATCCGGTATTCACCACATAAATTATCTAATCAAAAGATGCGAACGAGTCATCTCCATTTTGAAAGCTCTTTCTGGGTCTGGTGGGGGCACACCCTTcactatgaaattaatttataatgctTTAGTCCGTAGCATTCTGGATTATGGGTCACACTTGGTGATTCCTGGTAACAAGGGTGCCTTGGCCGGCTTAGATAGGATCCAATCTCAATGCCTCCGGATCATCACAGGATGCATGAAGTCGTCGCCTATTAACGCCTTACAGGTCGAATGCGCTGAACCTCCTTTAGCCCTGAGACGTCAGTACCTTGCTTCCCGTTTTTTGTCCAGGGTTATTCCTAAATCATCCCACCCTCTCATCCCAAAACTCAGAGAGCTTGACACTCTTTGTCACAGCTCAAAATATTGGGAACATAAAGAAATCCCCTTATTCCTTAAAGCATTccgattttttcaaaatttagaaTCTCCTATTGCATCACATCCCAGGcttcctttatttaattttttatccctATGATGTACTTTGCTTCACtcctaatatattttataatattggcaTATCTAAAAACTCCCCATCGGCAAATTCGACCTTTAATGCGGTTTTGGGTGAACGATGGTCTGGGTTTCAAAGGTTCTTCACGGATGCTTCCAAATTCAATGACGGTTATACTGGAGCCGCGGTTTATTACCAGAACtcgaaaattattatgaaattcagaTGCCCAAAGGAGTCTTCTATATTTACAGGCGAGTGCGTGGCATTATTGGAAGCTTGTCACTTTATAGAGTCCCATGAGATCAACTTCGGAGTTATCTTTACTGACTCCCTTAGTTGCCTCCAAGCCCTATCCCAGAATCCCTTTAGATCTAAACTCCATTGTCCTATTGTCCTAGATATCAAAAAGTCCCTTTTCTCTTGCACTCGGCAAGAGAAAGTTGTCCACCTAGTTTGGATTCCCAGTCATTGCGGTATAACGGGAAATGAATGTGCCGACGCATTGGCTAAAGATGCATGCACATCTGAATCAGCGGACCTTGCACACTTCTCCCTTCAAGGGCATGACCTACTAAACGTACCTAAATTGAGTCTTGAGACCTCGTGGCAGGAATGGTGGAATATCTCCAGCAGAAAGAAGGGTAGTTCGTACTACGCTATCCAACCGGCAGTAAAATCGAAACCGTGGTTTACTCGTTTTAAAAAATACCCTAAACAAGTTATTTCGGTTCTATGCAGGATACGTTTAGGACATTGTTGTACTCCGGTCTTCTTGCGCAAAATTCGGGTGCAGGACTCATCTCTCTGCGAGTGTGGACTGGATGAGGGTTCCCtggaccatatattttttaattgtccCAATAACTCATCTTTTGATTTATATGGTCGTCTCCAAAAACTGAAGATTCCTCTCCCTACTAATTTCCGTTCCCTCTTAACTTACTCCTGTCCAGAATTGCTCCAGGCGCTATTGATGTCCATCCAtcgtaataatattaaattataaactctGGCCTATCTATTTAGACCACTGTTTGTATAAATGTGGTATATATGTTACTTGTTTTATGTTactaacattttgttattatttatatatgtaaatgtatttctgtttgtttcagtGCCGTCCTACTAACACGATAAGTTACACAAGTTTGACTACAACATCAACTTAATTTTGTCTTTTTGTCAATCACAAGCACTACTTGCTTCTCCTTCcacttgtcattggcagaatcgtcgacgtTTGCATCGACAtggattgccataaataaaaatagaatagaatagaactttatctctgctttacacatgatgttgtaaattataaaaacgaaaa belongs to Helicoverpa armigera isolate CAAS_96S chromosome 6, ASM3070526v1, whole genome shotgun sequence and includes:
- the LOC110382714 gene encoding signal transducing adapter molecule 1 (The sequence of the model RefSeq protein was modified relative to this genomic sequence to represent the inferred CDS: added 358 bases not found in genome assembly); the encoded protein is QLDLIPSLHAKLRDAGERAEPAPAPAAAPAAAQREQEELARAIALSLRESSAAPAPAPLYPRVDADAPPPRKVRALYDFEAAEDNELTFLAGEIVHVTDSSDPNWWKGYNERGEGLFPANFVTGELSAPAPPAEAPAAAAEEPAPLRIDEATMDAALALLHEADPRAAGAEEAALARLEAAAHGMGALVDAALERADRRHARLTQLSADLVDALNLYHELMRAPPLLLAPLHPPPPRC